From Methanosarcina lacustris Z-7289, one genomic window encodes:
- a CDS encoding ArsR/SmtB family transcription factor — MPENPEEKLLILQLSEDSRKIARLFSNETSIRILKLLDRRSMSAADIANELEMRLNTLKYNLDSLLEAGLIRVRQVKWSRKGRKIKVYEAVEQIIIFLPGKKIPDMSLILTMLWQHCLKSKEGSDFSDVLELSESSGVYCEPGL, encoded by the coding sequence ATGCCTGAAAACCCGGAGGAAAAATTGTTGATCCTGCAGCTTTCCGAAGATTCCAGGAAAATTGCTCGGCTTTTCTCTAATGAGACTTCGATCAGGATCCTCAAGCTGCTTGACAGGAGATCTATGTCGGCGGCTGATATTGCAAATGAACTTGAAATGCGCCTGAATACCCTCAAATACAACCTGGATTCTCTTCTTGAAGCCGGGTTGATAAGGGTAAGGCAGGTAAAGTGGAGCAGGAAAGGAAGAAAAATAAAGGTTTATGAAGCAGTTGAGCAGATAATTATCTTTCTGCCCGGAAAAAAAATTCCGGATATGTCTCTCATATTAACGATGCTTTGGCAGCACTGTCTGAAAAGTAAGGAAGGATCGGATTTTTCTGATGTTTTGGAATTATCGGAGTCATCAGGGGTTTATTGTGAACCCGGGTTATGA
- a CDS encoding DUF1699 family protein, protein MRIRVVSSREEIFTLNPNERLVHLAFRPSNKDIFGLVETCPKIEVIQLPKSYMRTVSKSIKMFIQMQRVQLIEGDVWGHRKDINEYYSIPSSVIDKIRELKMEGTPAERIEEKVARESKLNPGMVAYIMTKEIPV, encoded by the coding sequence GTGAGAATCAGAGTAGTCAGTTCCAGAGAAGAAATCTTTACACTTAATCCGAATGAGCGTCTTGTTCACCTGGCATTCAGACCTTCAAACAAGGACATCTTTGGATTGGTTGAAACATGTCCGAAGATTGAGGTTATACAGTTACCTAAATCATACATGCGTACAGTCTCAAAGTCCATAAAAATGTTCATTCAGATGCAGAGAGTCCAGCTTATTGAAGGAGATGTCTGGGGACACAGGAAAGACATTAATGAATATTATAGTATCCCATCCTCGGTTATTGATAAGATCAGAGAACTGAAGATGGAAGGTACACCTGCTGAGAGAATCGAAGAAAAGGTTGCAAGGGAAAGCAAGCTGAACCCTGGAATGGTCGCTTACATCATGACAAAAGAAATTCCGGTCTGA
- a CDS encoding helix-turn-helix transcriptional regulator → MNLNVFIICVAAAVLFAGPALADSTSTIHGEVYGWDTFEPLENAVVEVNSTPVQSMVAKYGLYSFELEPGDYLLKASYYQNSTLIYSAEKTVKIVGEGSYVFDLLLLPVYSEELMDSSNGSVISENPENKDNSIPIIQTVKNESDSVNNSDADNASAGNVSITESGKINGSTSSTADYLLAVLVVSLLLAGGYRFQKHRSIEKNKPENDILEKVEHKTEKLSVPVNTPVFSAKVSDERIELEIEKELPVEPVEAQLSGESDFEAWKKEKQVESKEAHLRPEMESAALEQETEEDKEMFPEEPPRMLEPANISGPEAAPVIKKNYPLPADLQEIMDIIRGQGGRITQKDLRSKLKYSEGKVSLMLADLERRDLIEKFKRGRGNVVILRDERR, encoded by the coding sequence ATGAATCTGAACGTTTTCATTATCTGCGTTGCTGCCGCAGTGCTTTTTGCAGGACCTGCCTTGGCAGACAGCACATCCACAATTCACGGAGAGGTGTACGGCTGGGATACCTTCGAACCCCTGGAAAATGCTGTGGTCGAAGTAAACTCCACTCCTGTTCAGTCTATGGTGGCTAAATACGGTCTGTACTCTTTTGAACTGGAACCTGGAGATTACCTTCTTAAAGCCAGTTATTATCAAAACAGTACTCTTATCTATTCAGCCGAAAAGACGGTTAAAATTGTAGGAGAGGGAAGCTATGTGTTTGATCTCCTGCTCCTCCCTGTTTATTCCGAAGAACTGATGGACAGCTCTAATGGAAGTGTGATTTCCGAAAACCCGGAAAATAAGGATAATTCCATCCCCATCATACAAACGGTCAAGAATGAGTCGGACTCTGTTAATAATTCAGATGCTGATAACGCTAGCGCTGGTAATGTAAGTATCACTGAGTCTGGTAAAATAAACGGATCTACTTCTTCAACCGCAGATTATCTGCTTGCAGTTCTTGTTGTGTCTCTCCTTTTAGCCGGAGGCTACAGGTTCCAGAAACATAGGAGCATAGAGAAAAATAAGCCAGAAAACGATATACTGGAAAAAGTGGAACATAAAACTGAAAAACTCTCTGTGCCCGTAAACACACCTGTTTTTTCGGCAAAAGTGTCTGACGAAAGAATTGAACTGGAAATCGAAAAGGAACTCCCTGTAGAGCCTGTAGAGGCCCAGCTTTCAGGAGAATCGGATTTTGAAGCCTGGAAAAAGGAAAAACAGGTCGAAAGCAAAGAAGCGCATCTCAGACCTGAAATGGAATCTGCAGCCCTTGAACAGGAAACAGAAGAGGATAAAGAAATGTTTCCTGAAGAACCCCCACGAATGCTTGAGCCCGCAAATATTTCCGGGCCAGAAGCCGCTCCTGTTATCAAAAAGAACTACCCTCTTCCGGCGGATCTCCAGGAAATCATGGACATCATCAGGGGACAAGGAGGCCGGATTACCCAGAAAGACCTCCGCAGCAAGCTGAAATATTCCGAAGGAAAAGTCAGCCTCATGCTTGCAGACCTGGAACGAAGAGATTTGATTGAGAAGTTCAAGCGGGGACGTGGGAATGTTGTGATCCTGCGGGATGAGAGAAGGTAA
- a CDS encoding COG1361 S-layer family protein yields MKRFSLLTILLLLSAFICLGAGTALGSNGNIDSSSLQVNLTNQNPDSARPGETVELTVSVQNVGNNDLKDITVTVNPEYPFTKLSGESLEKGISYLNARQDDDEGGVLKFKLMTDSNASAGTYDIDIVTTSKSGSGSSSTTYTTTQTVHLDVRGKEYAQIVTIDKANIDIAKEENLDFIITNTGTSPLKNMVVSWKDPEGVILPVYSDNTKYIKYLDAGESVNVTYTVMADVNADPGLYTLDINLSLEDYDSNEQTIRTTAGVFVGGETDFDVAFSESDAGEISLSVANVGNNIAYSVKVSVPKQDNYKVSGSSSTIVGNLEKGDYTIASFDVASAQAVETEGSTGRLGTAKASAEGGNLTAASVEGNPLKVQIEYTDAKGERITVDKEVELEMTSSSAAAGGPGASRSNSGLSSYLPYIVLIVLAGGVFVYRKKIQEKILARKEKKSGDKKPGNKNMDVRLQETEK; encoded by the coding sequence ATGAAAAGATTTTCTTTACTAACGATCTTATTGTTACTTTCAGCATTCATCTGCCTGGGAGCGGGAACCGCACTCGGTTCCAACGGAAATATAGATTCCTCATCCTTGCAGGTGAACCTTACAAACCAGAACCCTGATTCTGCTCGCCCTGGAGAAACTGTTGAACTTACCGTCAGCGTCCAGAATGTAGGAAATAATGATCTGAAAGACATCACTGTTACAGTCAATCCAGAATACCCTTTCACCAAGCTTTCGGGAGAATCCCTTGAAAAAGGTATCTCCTATCTGAATGCACGGCAGGATGACGACGAGGGAGGGGTTCTTAAATTCAAGCTGATGACAGACTCCAATGCATCTGCCGGTACATATGATATAGACATCGTCACTACTTCAAAAAGCGGGTCAGGGTCCTCATCAACTACATACACCACTACACAAACCGTACATCTCGATGTAAGGGGTAAAGAATACGCTCAAATCGTGACCATAGACAAGGCGAATATCGACATCGCAAAAGAAGAAAATCTAGACTTCATCATAACTAATACCGGAACTTCTCCTCTGAAAAACATGGTAGTCTCCTGGAAAGACCCGGAAGGTGTGATCCTCCCGGTATACTCGGACAATACCAAGTATATCAAGTACCTGGATGCCGGTGAATCCGTAAACGTTACTTATACTGTGATGGCAGACGTAAACGCAGATCCGGGACTTTATACCCTTGACATAAACCTTTCCCTTGAAGACTATGACTCCAATGAACAAACTATCCGAACTACAGCAGGAGTTTTCGTAGGGGGAGAAACCGACTTCGATGTAGCCTTCTCGGAAAGTGATGCAGGAGAGATTTCTCTTTCAGTTGCAAACGTGGGAAACAACATTGCATATTCCGTGAAAGTATCGGTCCCGAAACAGGACAATTACAAGGTATCAGGAAGCTCTTCAACGATTGTAGGGAATCTGGAGAAAGGAGACTATACAATCGCTTCCTTTGATGTTGCGAGCGCACAGGCTGTAGAGACTGAAGGTAGTACAGGTAGGCTCGGTACCGCAAAAGCAAGTGCTGAAGGGGGAAATTTAACTGCTGCTTCCGTGGAAGGCAATCCGCTAAAAGTCCAGATTGAATATACGGATGCAAAAGGAGAAAGAATAACTGTAGATAAGGAAGTTGAACTCGAGATGACCTCATCTTCTGCAGCGGCTGGCGGACCAGGGGCATCTAGAAGTAACAGCGGCCTGAGTTCCTACCTGCCCTATATCGTGTTAATAGTGCTTGCAGGTGGAGTATTCGTGTACCGGAAGAAGATACAGGAAAAGATACTGGCAAGGAAAGAAAAAAAATCCGGAGATAAAAAGCCTGGGAACAAAAATATGGATGTAAGACTCCAAGAGACTGAAAAATAA
- a CDS encoding ABC transporter permease: MRNSTYLKMGLNMLLHSKLRSWLTIIGIVIGIGSVVGILSLGNAMQEQVQSRLAEMDLTIITISPGYTKASSNMPGPGGPGDHGGGGGTTTDVELMDDDIDALQGLEGVEYIAGQISGSEPVIYAAQNATLPITGVDPQVWKYMTTLETQSGRLLEPSDKYAAVIGSGVASGVYDQDIGVNQVLTINGKAVRVVGILAEEGGGGDKSIYMPIDGAVNLIDDAEDNVFDSITVKARSEDLVDGLMEDIEDKLMVSRHIIREDDRDFSVTASKSMAESVTEMTDSMTLFLGAIAAVSLLVGAVGIANTMFTSVLEKTKEIGTMKAIGAKNRDILMIFLFNSAMVGLVGGILGVILGGFISTLFPYLGVTLMKGGGSSSSSLSPGLMAFGLILAVVIGVVSGVVPAYRASKLKPVDALRYE; encoded by the coding sequence ATGAGAAATTCAACCTACCTGAAAATGGGCCTGAACATGCTTCTGCACAGCAAACTGAGAAGCTGGCTGACCATTATCGGGATAGTTATAGGGATCGGGTCTGTTGTTGGCATCCTCTCCCTCGGGAATGCCATGCAGGAGCAGGTACAGAGCAGGCTTGCCGAGATGGACCTGACAATAATAACCATATCTCCAGGGTATACTAAAGCCTCATCCAATATGCCCGGACCCGGGGGACCCGGGGATCACGGGGGAGGAGGTGGAACGACAACAGATGTCGAATTAATGGATGATGATATTGATGCACTCCAGGGCCTGGAAGGTGTAGAGTATATCGCCGGTCAGATTTCTGGCAGTGAACCCGTGATTTATGCAGCGCAAAATGCAACTCTCCCAATCACAGGTGTGGACCCTCAGGTCTGGAAGTACATGACTACCCTGGAAACGCAGTCCGGAAGATTGCTTGAGCCGTCTGATAAGTATGCAGCAGTCATTGGGAGCGGCGTTGCCAGTGGAGTTTACGACCAGGACATAGGTGTGAACCAGGTACTAACAATCAATGGTAAAGCAGTGCGCGTCGTCGGAATCCTTGCAGAGGAAGGCGGTGGTGGGGATAAAAGCATTTACATGCCAATTGATGGAGCAGTAAACCTGATTGACGACGCAGAAGACAATGTCTTCGATTCCATCACAGTAAAAGCCAGGAGCGAAGACCTGGTGGATGGGCTGATGGAAGATATCGAGGACAAGCTCATGGTTTCAAGGCACATTATCCGGGAGGATGACAGGGACTTTTCCGTGACAGCTTCTAAGTCTATGGCTGAGTCTGTTACCGAAATGACGGATTCCATGACCCTCTTCCTCGGAGCTATTGCAGCCGTGTCCCTTCTGGTAGGAGCCGTGGGTATTGCAAACACTATGTTTACCTCTGTCCTTGAAAAGACAAAAGAGATAGGGACTATGAAAGCCATCGGGGCGAAAAACAGGGACATCCTTATGATTTTCCTCTTTAACTCCGCAATGGTGGGTCTTGTTGGTGGTATCCTTGGAGTAATTCTCGGAGGGTTTATTTCCACCCTCTTCCCCTACCTGGGTGTGACCCTGATGAAGGGAGGGGGAAGCTCGAGCTCATCTCTCTCCCCTGGCCTGATGGCTTTCGGGCTGATCCTGGCAGTCGTAATAGGTGTGGTTTCAGGAGTAGTCCCGGCTTACAGGGCTTCAAAACTAAAGCCAGTAGACGCATTGAGGTATGAATAA
- a CDS encoding ABC transporter ATP-binding protein has translation MTLTEIIETFKTKLNPSKIMDSLERTASFYDESENGSGEDLKSNPYSNSASGSVKSSEATRITLNEKEPLIKLTDVWKLYQMGEVEFAALKGIDLDIYEGEFLVGLGPSGSGKSTLMNLLGCLDIPSKGTVFLNSKDISELEESELARIRGQMIGFIFQSFNLIPTLSTEENVLLPLEFQEEDVQLARKKAAYLLDIVGLSDKRKNLPSQLSGGQRQRVAIARSLAVNPPIILADEPTGNLDSKTGDYILDFLDGLNKKEGKTIIIVTHDLEIVKHATRVVYIRDGEIEKIEIRTKNESEEIK, from the coding sequence ATGACACTTACTGAAATTATAGAGACATTTAAAACGAAGTTAAATCCTTCAAAAATTATGGATTCGCTCGAAAGAACAGCGAGTTTCTATGATGAATCCGAGAATGGTTCAGGGGAGGATCTAAAAAGCAATCCTTACAGCAATTCAGCCAGTGGTTCTGTCAAAAGCTCTGAAGCTACCAGAATCACCCTGAACGAGAAAGAACCACTTATCAAACTGACTGATGTCTGGAAACTTTACCAGATGGGGGAGGTCGAGTTTGCAGCTCTCAAAGGAATAGATCTGGATATCTACGAAGGGGAATTTCTGGTTGGTCTGGGTCCCAGCGGAAGCGGAAAAAGCACACTTATGAACCTGCTGGGGTGCCTGGACATACCATCAAAAGGCACGGTTTTCCTTAATTCAAAGGACATCTCAGAACTTGAGGAGTCCGAGCTCGCTCGCATTAGGGGACAGATGATTGGCTTCATATTCCAGAGTTTTAACCTCATACCCACACTGAGTACGGAAGAAAACGTACTACTGCCCCTGGAATTCCAGGAAGAAGATGTACAGTTAGCCCGTAAAAAGGCTGCATATCTGCTTGATATAGTTGGGCTTTCGGACAAGAGAAAAAACCTGCCTTCTCAGCTGTCAGGCGGACAGAGGCAAAGGGTTGCTATAGCCCGCTCTCTGGCTGTGAATCCACCTATAATCCTGGCAGATGAACCTACGGGAAACCTGGACAGTAAAACTGGAGATTATATCCTGGACTTTCTGGACGGGCTTAACAAAAAGGAAGGCAAGACGATTATCATTGTTACCCACGACCTGGAAATTGTAAAACACGCAACAAGAGTCGTGTACATCAGAGACGGCGAAATTGAAAAAATAGAAATACGCACGAAAAATGAATCTGAGGAAATAAAATGA
- a CDS encoding helix-turn-helix transcriptional regulator, protein MNFIDLAILSEKRRDILLLIEKKPGSFEEIENLLDISSASLRFHIKKLLDSGFLETEGGEYKLSGMAIPIIENLKGFLDSLTFFEENMDYWKKQDLTPVPDFLLRRLEELGRFELIETDAAHMFEIPPEIMENLRTSEEISVFFSCLHPKIPFLYSELARKGLKLSLCMTEPIAEKLFNDFPADTKKILEAENTKLFVCSRNVNLPIFVVTDRFMATGLFLNSGKLNSQFIICYGDGAMRWGRELYRHYEGFSKLSNPNPASP, encoded by the coding sequence ATGAATTTTATTGACCTAGCAATTCTCTCTGAAAAAAGGAGAGATATACTCTTACTTATAGAAAAGAAACCAGGAAGTTTTGAGGAAATTGAAAATTTACTTGACATAAGTTCTGCTTCATTAAGGTTCCATATAAAAAAACTGTTAGATTCCGGGTTTCTTGAGACAGAAGGGGGAGAATATAAGTTATCGGGTATGGCAATACCGATAATTGAGAATCTGAAAGGATTTCTGGATTCACTGACTTTCTTTGAAGAAAATATGGATTACTGGAAGAAACAAGACCTGACCCCTGTGCCCGACTTTTTGTTGAGAAGGCTCGAAGAGCTGGGCAGGTTTGAACTGATCGAAACTGATGCAGCGCATATGTTCGAAATCCCTCCGGAAATCATGGAGAATTTAAGAACGTCAGAGGAAATTTCGGTTTTCTTCTCCTGTTTGCATCCGAAAATCCCGTTCCTTTATTCAGAATTAGCAAGAAAAGGCTTGAAGCTCTCTTTATGTATGACAGAGCCTATAGCTGAAAAATTATTCAATGACTTCCCTGCTGATACAAAAAAAATTCTAGAAGCTGAAAATACGAAACTGTTTGTTTGCAGCAGGAATGTGAACCTGCCTATCTTTGTGGTGACAGACCGGTTTATGGCAACAGGACTTTTTCTGAATAGTGGGAAACTGAACAGTCAGTTCATTATATGTTACGGAGATGGAGCTATGCGTTGGGGAAGAGAATTGTACAGGCATTATGAGGGGTTTTCTAAACTGTCTAATCCGAACCCTGCAAGTCCGTAA
- the iscB gene encoding RNA-guided endonuclease IscB, with product MPCKPSKARKLLQAGKAKVVRNTPFTIKLLFGSSGYTQPVTAGMDTGSKVVGCAAIANGTVLYQSEIYLRENVSKKMEQRKMYRRTRRGRKTRYRPARFDNRGNSTKGGRLAPSIKSKLEAHFREKMFVESLLPVTEWKVELASFDIHKITNPEVSGIGYQEGDLKGFYNVKAYVLDRDGYTCQHCRGKSKDSRLHCHHIVFRSQKGTDAPENLITLCETCHKALHNGEFKLSGNKSKTKHATEIGILKSQIRKSGWSFAETFGYETKYRREQVLKLIKTHYFDAVAICCRDDQNVEVEDSVLLKRNVSKGDYQQRTGKRSEKKIPTGKLFGLRKFDLVKTSKGIGFVKGKRSSGFFAISDLFGNKISDSVNVKKKCRRLSARSTTLVQMVQMTHSSPTCHFRQAGTVEEGVSC from the coding sequence ATGCCCTGTAAACCTTCAAAAGCCAGAAAGCTACTGCAAGCAGGCAAGGCAAAAGTGGTCCGAAATACTCCATTCACAATCAAGTTACTTTTCGGAAGCAGTGGGTATACTCAACCTGTAACTGCAGGGATGGATACCGGCTCTAAGGTAGTGGGCTGTGCAGCCATTGCTAACGGAACAGTGTTGTATCAGTCCGAAATCTACCTGAGAGAAAATGTTTCTAAAAAGATGGAACAACGGAAGATGTACCGGAGAACCAGAAGAGGTAGAAAAACAAGGTATAGACCTGCAAGATTTGATAACCGGGGAAATTCAACAAAAGGAGGAAGATTGGCTCCTTCCATCAAAAGCAAACTTGAAGCTCATTTCCGGGAAAAGATGTTTGTGGAATCCCTGCTTCCTGTAACGGAATGGAAGGTAGAGCTTGCTTCCTTTGATATTCACAAAATAACAAATCCGGAGGTTTCCGGGATCGGATATCAGGAAGGGGACCTTAAAGGTTTCTACAATGTCAAAGCTTACGTTCTGGATCGGGACGGCTACACCTGCCAGCACTGCAGGGGAAAGTCAAAGGATTCCCGGCTGCATTGCCATCATATCGTTTTCAGGTCACAGAAGGGAACAGATGCACCAGAAAACCTGATAACGCTCTGTGAAACCTGTCACAAAGCCCTGCACAATGGAGAATTCAAGCTTTCAGGGAACAAGTCAAAAACAAAACATGCAACTGAAATCGGGATCCTCAAATCCCAAATCCGGAAATCCGGCTGGAGTTTTGCAGAGACTTTCGGGTACGAAACAAAGTACAGGAGAGAGCAGGTCTTGAAGTTGATAAAAACACATTACTTTGATGCTGTTGCTATTTGTTGTAGGGACGATCAGAATGTAGAGGTAGAAGATTCGGTTTTACTAAAAAGAAACGTTAGCAAGGGGGATTATCAGCAAAGGACAGGAAAAAGATCCGAAAAGAAAATACCTACCGGGAAACTGTTTGGGCTCAGGAAATTTGATCTTGTAAAAACAAGTAAAGGAATAGGGTTTGTTAAAGGCAAAAGATCTTCCGGATTCTTTGCTATTTCGGATCTGTTTGGAAACAAAATATCAGATAGTGTTAACGTGAAGAAAAAATGCAGGAGACTGAGTGCGAGGAGTACAACATTAGTTCAGATGGTACAGATGACGCATTCCTCCCCCACCTGCCATTTCCGGCAAGCCGGAACTGTCGAGGAAGGGGTCTCCTGCTGA
- the iscB gene encoding RNA-guided endonuclease IscB: MLVFVINQNKKPLMPCKPSKARKLLQVGKAKVVRNTPFTIKLLFGSSGYTQPVIAGMDTGSKVVGCAAIANGKVLYQSEIYLRENVSKKMEQRKMYRRTRRGRKTRYRPSRFDNRGNSRREGRLAPSIRSKLESHFREKRFVESLLPVTGWKVELASFDIHKITNPEVSGVGYQEGNLKGFYNVKAYVLDRDGYTCQHCMGKSKDSRLHCHHIVFRSQKGTDTPENLITLCETCHKALHNGEFKLSGKKSKTKHATEIGILKSQIRKSGWSFAETFGYETKYRREQVLKLLKTHYFDAVAICCRDDQKVEVEDSVFLKRNVSAGDYQQRRGKRSEKKIPTGKLFGLRKFDFVKTENGIGFIRGKRSSGYFSISDIFGNKISDSVNVKKKCRRLSARSTTLVQMVQMTHSSPTCHFRQAGNVEEGVSC, encoded by the coding sequence ATGTTAGTTTTCGTAATCAATCAAAACAAAAAACCACTAATGCCCTGTAAACCTTCAAAAGCCAGAAAGCTACTGCAAGTAGGCAAGGCAAAAGTGGTCCGAAATACTCCATTCACCATCAAGTTACTTTTCGGAAGCAGTGGGTATACTCAACCTGTAATTGCAGGGATGGATACCGGCTCTAAGGTAGTGGGCTGTGCAGCCATTGCTAATGGAAAAGTGTTGTATCAGTCCGAAATTTACCTGAGAGAAAATGTTTCAAAAAAGATGGAACAACGGAAGATGTACCGGAGAACCAGAAGAGGTAGAAAAACAAGGTATAGACCCTCAAGATTTGATAACCGGGGAAATTCAAGGAGAGAAGGAAGATTGGCTCCTTCTATCCGAAGCAAACTTGAGTCTCATTTTCGGGAAAAGAGGTTTGTGGAATCCCTGCTTCCTGTAACCGGGTGGAAGGTAGAGCTTGCTTCCTTTGATATTCACAAAATAACAAATCCGGAGGTTTCCGGAGTTGGGTATCAGGAAGGGAACCTTAAAGGTTTCTACAATGTCAAAGCTTACGTTCTGGACAGGGACGGGTACACCTGCCAGCACTGCATGGGAAAGTCAAAGGATTCCAGGCTGCATTGCCATCATATCGTTTTCAGGTCACAGAAGGGGACAGATACACCGGAAAACCTGATAACACTCTGTGAAACCTGTCACAAAGCCCTGCACAATGGAGAATTCAAGCTTTCAGGGAAAAAGTCAAAAACAAAACATGCAACTGAAATCGGGATCCTTAAATCCCAAATCCGGAAATCCGGCTGGAGTTTTGCAGAGACTTTCGGGTACGAAACAAAGTACAGGAGAGAGCAGGTCTTGAAGTTGTTAAAAACACATTACTTTGACGCTGTTGCTATCTGTTGCAGGGACGATCAGAAAGTAGAGGTAGAAGATTCGGTTTTTCTAAAAAGAAACGTTTCTGCAGGAGATTATCAGCAGCGGAGAGGGAAGAGATCAGAGAAAAAAATACCTACCGGAAAGCTGTTTGGGCTCAGGAAATTTGATTTTGTAAAAACGGAAAACGGGATTGGGTTCATTCGTGGCAAACGGTCATCCGGGTATTTTTCAATCTCAGATATATTCGGAAACAAAATTTCAGATAGTGTTAATGTTAAGAAAAAATGCAGGAGACTGAGTGCGAGGAGTACAACATTAGTTCAGATGGTACAGATGACGCATTCCTCCCCCACCTGCCATTTCCGGCAAGCCGGAAATGTCGAGGAAGGGGTCTCCTGCTGA
- a CDS encoding transglutaminase-like domain-containing protein has product MVGNRMKKIVIILLAAFLLAVSICACEILDAGNSEIDRETSFTTDFHETTSGNVTSGNVTSNNVASSETTANITSYRSSIENRISGNWDFNLMNIIENLIYTVGNWNLGFNRPAREIDSIQNSQPDMIHNSHPAFYRGRSEQLPPSMIREEPVRKGIPDRDELNNFMQERTLQQENITSNYQITSNYQTYVTPDAEAVNSYLKENNLDDKYEIYEAAFSWTWVSDETLNNAEEKWLTPTEFLAETPAYSSNPAPCEPASDCEEQANALVSLLIASGEYNESTVRVAIGKVDFGDVSGGHAWVEVCENGEWFPLDPTEGPYYDDESSELVPADSSDVDYDQYSDSVYPVVEIWYYYNNEYFIDLDTQSENAPVSWNNVPKSYQKIQSGKL; this is encoded by the coding sequence ATGGTAGGTAACAGAATGAAAAAAATTGTTATAATCTTACTAGCTGCCTTTCTACTGGCAGTATCAATCTGTGCCTGCGAAATCCTGGATGCAGGAAATTCTGAAATTGATAGGGAAACCAGTTTCACTACCGATTTCCATGAGACTACTTCCGGCAATGTTACTTCCGGCAATGTTACTTCCAACAATGTTGCTTCCAGTGAGACCACTGCAAATATTACTTCTTACCGTTCATCCATTGAGAACCGGATTTCGGGAAACTGGGACTTCAATCTGATGAATATTATTGAAAATCTAATTTATACTGTTGGAAACTGGAACCTGGGATTTAACCGACCTGCCAGGGAAATAGATTCCATACAAAATAGCCAGCCAGATATGATACATAATAGCCATCCTGCATTCTACAGAGGAAGATCGGAGCAATTACCTCCTTCCATGATCAGGGAAGAGCCTGTAAGAAAAGGAATCCCTGACAGAGACGAATTAAATAACTTCATGCAAGAACGTACACTGCAACAGGAAAATATAACCTCTAACTATCAGATAACATCGAACTATCAAACATATGTTACCCCGGATGCTGAAGCTGTAAACTCTTACCTCAAAGAAAATAATCTTGATGATAAGTACGAGATTTATGAAGCAGCTTTCTCCTGGACCTGGGTATCAGACGAAACACTGAATAATGCAGAGGAAAAGTGGCTTACCCCAACTGAATTTTTGGCCGAAACTCCGGCTTATTCCAGCAATCCGGCACCCTGCGAACCTGCCAGTGACTGTGAGGAACAGGCAAATGCCCTTGTATCCCTTCTGATAGCTTCAGGAGAATACAACGAGAGCACAGTGAGGGTTGCCATAGGAAAAGTCGATTTTGGAGATGTTAGTGGCGGGCATGCCTGGGTAGAGGTTTGCGAGAATGGAGAATGGTTCCCTCTGGACCCTACTGAAGGGCCTTATTATGACGACGAAAGCTCAGAACTGGTACCTGCGGATTCATCGGATGTCGACTATGATCAATACAGTGATAGCGTATATCCGGTTGTGGAAATCTGGTATTACTACAATAATGAGTATTTCATAGATTTAGATACGCAGAGTGAAAATGCGCCGGTTTCCTGGAACAACGTCCCGAAAAGCTACCAAAAAATACAATCGGGTAAGCTCTGA